The DNA segment AAGGATAATGGCATTGACGTCGAAAAGTTTAGCGCCAGTGGGCATTTGCAGTTCTACCTAAACAAACCGCGAATTGTTGATGCAGAGTCATACAATAAAGCCATAGCAGCATTTCGAGAAGCAGTTGCCAAACAACTTTCAAAATCCCGAAATAACTCCGCATCAACCTTTCCCAAGATACGAGGAGTAGGCAGCATCCACCGCGACTTATTTTACAACAATGATGTGGAGATAAACCGCCCTATGGCATCAAGTCAACTTCTGACGGAGAGACTTTATCAACTCAACAATAATGCTTCATTTGACGGCCTGTGGCTTTGCGCGTATCATGTCAATGACATTCATGCCCAAATGGACAAGGAGTGGATGTACGAACTGTTGCAAACTCATGACGCGGTATTGTTTCTGCCAAAATTCTCAAACGGTCTAGCGCTCAGCCTTAAATAATCAAGCGGGAGACTCTGCAGTACTCGCCGCAGGTATTCCAGAGCTCGGATGATGCTTCAGTATTTTGGGCCATTGCAATAGTTGCTGTTTCAATCAGCACCACTATGCATTATTTGTTTAAGGTTAGAGTGCAACAAGCGATCTAGTAGTGTTTGTCTAGTTTCAAACGCTAAATTTACCGATTGCATCTTGAAAGGGCAAATGAGTGAGGTTTGGAACAGGGCGTACTCCTCGGACAAGAGCTTTTTCGGAGAGGAGCCGAGCAATTTTGCGATGCTTTGCTTTAACCATATGAAGGTCAATAATGTCAAGAAAGTCTTGGAGCTAGGTGCAGGCCATGGGAGAGACAGCGTATTCTTTGCATCAAACGGGATCAATGTAACGGCACTTGATTATTCTTCAGTCGGAGTCAGTATTATTAGCAGGCTGGCAACTGAAAATAGGCTACCATTAGTTGCCAAGGTATTCGATGTGAACATGCCACTGCCTTTTGAGGACGGCTCTTTTGACGCAGTCTATTCGAATATGGTATTCAATATGCGCTTTTCAATAGAGCAGCTGCACTCTATATTTGCCGAAATAAGAAGAGTCCTAAAACGAAGGGGATTCAATTTCTTCTCTGTCCGAAACATTAACGACAAATCCTTTGCTAAAGGCGTCAAGGTAGAGGAAGGCATCTACGACATTAACGGCTTTCAGATTCGCTTCTTTACAGAGCAGCTTATACAGGACTTGACTGAAGGCTTTGAGATATTTTGGATAAATGAGGAATCGGTTGGCCAGGTAACGCTATACCTTGTTTCGAGCAGAAAAGCCTAGTCCGATATAGATTCCACACTGGAATTCACTTATACGAGGTATGCGATTCTGCACTGTGAGTAGCGCAACAGTCATGGGGAACATGCAGCTCATGCAAACTTTGGACAATGCGTGGAATTCTCAGGACTGGAATACCTTTGAGAAGCGGCATGCAGAGAATGTTGCAGTTTATTGGCCGGGCCAACCTGAGCCAACAAGGGGCGTGCATAATCATAGAGCAGAGTCCATTGAATTTTTCAAAGCATTTCCGGATAATCACCTTGTAAACAATCCGTATAAAATTCTGTTTGCAAACGGCGACCATACATGCTCAATTGCAGACTTTACCGGCACATTCAAAGGACCCATGAAGGGCGCTGACGGGAAGACTATTCCACCCACTAACAAGAAATTCCATCTGGAATTTTGTACAGTGGCTACTTGGAAAGACGGCAAAATCACTGAAGAGCGATTATTCTACGACTTGGTTGGTATGCTAAAACAAATAGGCGTGATGTCCTAGTACTCCACTAGGCCGTCATTGAAGATTGGACTCTGTTAACTTGGCGGAGGCCAGCGCTGGTCTCAAAGGCATCAATACCCACCAAGTTAACAGCACCGCTCGAGATGCAGAGCGTGGCAATTACAGTTGTTGAGCCTGATCCTGCTCTGGTTGAGAAAGCGAAGAACAGCAAGTAAGGACTGAAGAGAAAGCCACAGAATATAGTGTTATACTATGGTTACTGCTTGCTTATGGGGTTTGCTTAACATGCATCAGCCAACCTTATCGGGCAGACGGACGTTAATTACTATGAGATACAAATGCTGCCAACAGACATTCTGGCAATGATCCTTGGAATAGCTGGTCTATGCGGAGCACTCGCGTATGTGGTCGCAGGATCTAAGATAAGACACGCGCTCCACATCACACATGCATGATGACCAGCCTCCACTTTTTCTGGATTGATTATTGAAGGCAAATCTGTCCGTGCACACAGCTATAATCTAAAGTGCTTCACAGGCGGCTCTGGTAACTTAACGGGACATGATTCGAATTGCGTGCGTAGATTTCCATCCATGTCCCGCCAAGTTACCAGAACTTGTGTTTGAATATGGATCACCTCTTTCAGCCTTCCAAGAATACTGTAAAGTAGTCTGGAAATACCTGCACTGACTGTTGCTCGCTTGGAGAGGCATTCTTTACATTAGTTATTGTGAGGGCTGGATTGAATTGGAGTGTTTTTCCTACCATTTCGCTTGGAAAGTCCTTTGGCAGATTGACAGTTGCTGTTATCGTAGCATTCTCGCCTGCAGCAATGTCTACTGCGCTCGGAGAGTAAGAGATGTAGGGACTAAGACTCATTAGACCTGGTGGCTTCTTTCCTTGAATAATGTACTGAGATCTCTCAAAAGCAGTCATGTTTTTGGCAAATGACGGAAGCACCATCATTCCGCTTGAGCCCTTTGCTACAACATGGAGCGTCGGATAGTCTGAAGAATTTGAAATATGGTGCAGCACTATGGTGACTGTTCCATTCTCGCCGCGTGTGAGGTTAAGGAGTTTAGGAGAGATGCTCACATCGATTGCCTGCTTTCCTCCTGCATGTAGAAATGAGGAAGGATCGTCCACCAAACTACCGACACTAGTGCTGTTTACAGGTTGCGTAGTGCTGGCTGCAGAAGGTGCGGGTCTGAAAAGAAGCCAGGCAGCCCCCAGCAAGACTCCGGCTGCTACGATACCTGCGATAAGTCCGTACCTTTGATTCTTCAAAGCGACTCCTCTTGAGGAGAGAACTACATAATATTTCTGGAATCAGACATTAGAAGATTTCCTGCTGATCCGAGGCTCAGTTATACAGGGTTTGCGGCTCTATGAATGAAAGGTCATTTTTCAGGCTATTGTAGCGCGAATTAACGAGAGCGGCGTGATTGTTGTCCCCTAGCTAAAGTTCTTTGTCCGAACCTGCATCAAATGATACCACAAATCCCTGATAGACCTCCCAGTATCAGTATCATTCCTTATGAAGTAGGTGTTTACTTCCTTGTCCTCGGTAGCGCTGCTTGGGTCTTGGATCCTCTTTGCGCCAATTCCTGCAGCGTCTATATCTAAGAGGTCGTCAATCGTTCTGTTTATGGCGCCCATGGCTGCCCCAGTGTCTTCTCGAATCTCAGCTGCTGTCCGGTGGTCTTCAGTCGATAGAAGATAATCTATAATGACAGCCGCTTCGCTTCCGACAAATAGTGAGTTCAACGGAGTGCTAGGCTGTTTCGTTGTACTCATTAAGATCAACGTTCCTACCACGGCGCTTTACTTAAAGAACTCCCTTTTCAACTCTGCATTGGCAACGAGAGACTGATCGGTAATCGTGTTCTAGTCTCGAATTGCTTGATGGACAAATGAAATGGCAATAGACCCCTCGCCAACGGCCGATGCGACTCGCTTGATGCTACCGCTTCGCACGTCTCCTACCGCAAATACTCCCGGCAGGCTCGTC comes from the Nitrososphaera sp. genome and includes:
- a CDS encoding MEDS domain-containing protein translates to MFYEEPEYARKIQLRFINDGLKRGDCSVYAARDDDDLVLTERDMKDNGIDVEKFSASGHLQFYLNKPRIVDAESYNKAIAAFREAVAKQLSKSRNNSASTFPKIRGVGSIHRDLFYNNDVEINRPMASSQLLTERLYQLNNNASFDGLWLCAYHVNDIHAQMDKEWMYELLQTHDAVLFLPKFSNGLALSLK
- a CDS encoding ester cyclase, with protein sequence MGNMQLMQTLDNAWNSQDWNTFEKRHAENVAVYWPGQPEPTRGVHNHRAESIEFFKAFPDNHLVNNPYKILFANGDHTCSIADFTGTFKGPMKGADGKTIPPTNKKFHLEFCTVATWKDGKITEERLFYDLVGMLKQIGVMS
- a CDS encoding class I SAM-dependent methyltransferase yields the protein MSEVWNRAYSSDKSFFGEEPSNFAMLCFNHMKVNNVKKVLELGAGHGRDSVFFASNGINVTALDYSSVGVSIISRLATENRLPLVAKVFDVNMPLPFEDGSFDAVYSNMVFNMRFSIEQLHSIFAEIRRVLKRRGFNFFSVRNINDKSFAKGVKVEEGIYDINGFQIRFFTEQLIQDLTEGFEIFWINEESVGQVTLYLVSSRKA